From a region of the Tenggerimyces flavus genome:
- a CDS encoding ABC transporter substrate-binding protein, whose translation MALTRRQLLAGTASGLLGSALLGTAGCGRGAYLAPEDTISMWYWNRSISDTLLAKTPKDTGVKLAAQKIGGDFRAKLLTSLAGKAYVPDVTGLNEDIATYFPDEDQFFDLNELGAEEVKSQYLEWKWLRGQAPSGRFIGFPMDTGPTALYYREDLFEAAGLPTEPDEVAQRVATWDGFFELGTQLVEANPDVKLLPRGNDVFDRVVGQSGERYMDEQNRFIGDGEHLRRAWDLAIESNERKLTARIDANFSPEWNAAVSTGAVASLVGAVWVAQIMADGAKDTSGKWRLCRAPDGPGNWGGSFLGITKYCRDPEAAWEVVKYVQSPENQLVYGLNEYKLYPAAASALDDPRAQVEDPFFGGQVTNAVFAESAKEVKPVYLSPYDNVIGPCFTDQLTLTWSAGKDPDRAWQDALREVDRQLSHLGLI comes from the coding sequence ATGGCATTGACACGACGACAGCTTCTCGCGGGGACGGCATCGGGGCTCCTGGGCTCCGCGTTACTCGGCACGGCCGGGTGCGGACGCGGCGCCTACCTCGCGCCGGAAGACACGATCTCCATGTGGTACTGGAACCGCTCGATCAGCGACACGCTGCTCGCGAAGACGCCCAAGGACACCGGCGTCAAACTGGCGGCGCAGAAGATCGGCGGCGACTTCCGCGCGAAGCTGCTCACCAGCTTGGCCGGCAAGGCGTACGTTCCGGACGTCACCGGTCTGAACGAGGACATCGCGACCTACTTCCCGGACGAGGACCAGTTCTTCGACCTCAACGAGCTCGGCGCCGAGGAGGTGAAGTCGCAGTACCTGGAGTGGAAGTGGCTGCGCGGCCAGGCACCGAGCGGACGGTTCATCGGCTTCCCGATGGACACCGGGCCGACGGCGCTCTACTACCGCGAGGACCTGTTCGAGGCCGCCGGCCTCCCGACCGAGCCCGACGAGGTGGCCCAGCGCGTTGCCACTTGGGACGGCTTCTTCGAGCTCGGCACGCAGCTCGTCGAGGCGAATCCCGACGTCAAGCTGCTGCCGCGAGGCAACGACGTGTTCGACCGCGTCGTCGGCCAGAGCGGCGAGCGCTACATGGACGAGCAGAACCGCTTCATCGGCGACGGCGAGCACCTGCGGCGCGCGTGGGACCTGGCCATCGAGTCGAACGAGCGCAAGCTGACCGCTCGGATCGACGCCAACTTCTCACCGGAGTGGAACGCCGCGGTCTCCACCGGAGCGGTCGCGAGCCTGGTCGGCGCGGTCTGGGTCGCCCAGATCATGGCCGACGGCGCGAAGGACACCTCCGGCAAGTGGCGGCTGTGCCGCGCGCCGGACGGTCCGGGCAACTGGGGCGGCTCGTTCCTCGGCATCACGAAGTACTGCCGCGACCCCGAGGCCGCCTGGGAGGTCGTCAAGTACGTGCAGTCGCCGGAGAACCAGCTCGTCTACGGGCTGAACGAGTACAAGCTCTACCCGGCGGCCGCCTCCGCGCTCGACGACCCGCGAGCGCAGGTCGAGGACCCGTTCTTCGGCGGGCAGGTCACCAACGCCGTGTTCGCCGAGTCGGCGAAGGAAGTCAAGCCCGTCTACCTCAGCCCGTACGACAACGTGATCGGCCCCTGCTTCACCGACCAGCTCACGCTGACGTGGAGCGCCGGCAAGGATCCCGATCGGGCCTGGCAGGACGCGCTGCGCGAGGTTGACCGGCAGCTCTCCCACCTGGGGTTGATCTGA
- the aat gene encoding leucyl/phenylalanyl-tRNA--protein transferase, with protein MPIEPPPSRWEFPPVERAGSDDLVGQGADLEPATLLAAYRHGIFPMPVRRRQPMLWWSPAQRGVLPLTELKVSRSLRQSCRKFEIRVDTMFGEVIRSCAAPGREGGWISPEILAAYERLHELGWAHSVEAWTPDGRLGGGLYGLAVGGLFAGESMFFRERDASKVALVGLVDLLLEDGETNRLLDLQWKTPHLASLGATAVERTEYLDLLGKALTLPLPAAFAGRS; from the coding sequence GTGCCCATAGAACCGCCGCCGTCCCGGTGGGAGTTCCCGCCGGTCGAACGCGCGGGCTCCGACGACCTGGTCGGACAGGGTGCTGACCTGGAGCCGGCGACGTTGCTCGCGGCGTACCGGCACGGCATCTTCCCGATGCCCGTACGCCGCCGCCAGCCGATGCTCTGGTGGTCGCCGGCGCAACGCGGCGTGCTCCCGCTGACCGAGCTCAAGGTGTCGCGATCGCTGCGCCAGTCGTGCCGGAAGTTCGAGATCCGGGTGGACACGATGTTCGGCGAGGTGATCCGGTCCTGCGCGGCGCCGGGGCGCGAGGGCGGCTGGATCAGCCCCGAGATCCTGGCCGCGTACGAACGCCTGCACGAGCTCGGCTGGGCGCACTCGGTCGAGGCGTGGACGCCCGACGGGCGGCTCGGCGGCGGGCTGTACGGGCTCGCGGTCGGTGGGTTGTTCGCGGGCGAGTCGATGTTCTTCCGCGAGCGGGACGCGTCCAAGGTGGCGCTGGTCGGACTCGTGGACCTGCTGCTCGAGGACGGCGAGACGAACCGGCTGCTCGACCTGCAGTGGAAGACCCCGCACCTGGCCTCGCTGGGCGCGACCGCGGTCGAACGTACGGAGTACCTCGATCTGCTCGGCAAGGCGCTCACGCTGCCTCTGCCGGCCGCCTTCGCGGGGCGGAGCTAG
- a CDS encoding lipopolysaccharide biosynthesis protein: MRSASSLGSAMVALTVARLASVAATFLAGVVAARLLTPAEVGVAGVGLTVGWAVAIAANGGLNIAAVIHLGERAEPRETIVARFIGYLIGSLAVALALTAAVAPLVGALVLERQAPWLFFAAAVLGGATIGYELTGALLLGLEQRRSYVIADLLRSGATLGLTALVLVWLSRSSSGYVLATGLGVIVPAAFAVFMLRRATGSLRPRFESAHFKRTMKLGMAGQVGNVLTFLNLRFDLLLVPAFVALDQAGIYFVTTRVAEVIGQASTAASSMLFPHVAAQTDRSDTSTTERASRLTLLATLLSGAVLAALGSFILGLFFGPIYVAGTSTLLILLVGMLPLALSRVLAADLKGRGRPGLVSIGTGIGAVVTVVADVILIPLWGIRGAAVASVLAYTVSAVILVVQYRRVSGGRVLLLLPRPSDVMDVVRMVRSRVGRR; this comes from the coding sequence GTGCGTTCCGCCTCCTCCCTCGGTTCTGCCATGGTGGCGCTGACCGTTGCCCGGTTGGCGTCCGTCGCGGCCACGTTCCTCGCCGGCGTCGTCGCCGCGCGGCTGCTGACGCCTGCCGAGGTCGGTGTCGCCGGCGTGGGGCTGACGGTCGGCTGGGCGGTCGCGATCGCCGCGAACGGCGGGCTGAACATCGCGGCCGTCATCCACCTCGGCGAGCGCGCCGAGCCGCGGGAGACGATCGTCGCGCGGTTCATCGGCTACCTGATCGGCTCGCTGGCGGTGGCTTTGGCGCTCACCGCCGCGGTCGCGCCGTTGGTGGGCGCGCTGGTCCTGGAACGGCAGGCGCCCTGGCTGTTCTTCGCGGCGGCGGTGCTCGGCGGTGCGACGATCGGCTACGAGCTGACCGGGGCGCTGCTGCTCGGGCTGGAGCAGCGCCGGTCGTACGTCATCGCCGACCTGCTCCGCAGCGGCGCGACGCTCGGGCTGACCGCGCTGGTGCTGGTCTGGCTGAGCCGGTCGTCTTCGGGTTACGTGTTGGCGACGGGGCTCGGGGTGATCGTGCCGGCGGCGTTCGCCGTCTTCATGCTGCGGCGGGCGACGGGGTCGCTGCGGCCGCGGTTCGAGTCCGCGCACTTCAAGCGCACGATGAAGCTGGGGATGGCGGGGCAGGTCGGCAACGTGCTGACGTTCCTCAACCTGCGCTTCGACCTGCTGCTGGTGCCGGCGTTCGTAGCCCTGGACCAGGCGGGCATCTACTTCGTGACCACGCGGGTGGCGGAGGTCATCGGGCAGGCGTCGACGGCGGCCTCGTCGATGCTGTTCCCGCACGTTGCCGCGCAGACCGACCGGTCGGACACCTCGACGACGGAGCGCGCGAGCCGGCTGACACTGCTCGCGACGCTGCTGTCCGGCGCGGTGTTGGCGGCGCTGGGGTCGTTCATCCTCGGCTTGTTCTTCGGACCGATCTATGTGGCCGGCACCTCGACGTTGCTGATCCTGCTCGTCGGCATGCTGCCGCTCGCGTTGTCGCGGGTGCTGGCGGCCGACCTCAAGGGGCGCGGGCGTCCGGGGCTGGTGTCGATCGGGACGGGGATCGGCGCGGTCGTCACGGTGGTCGCGGACGTGATTCTCATTCCCCTGTGGGGGATTCGCGGTGCCGCGGTCGCGTCGGTGCTGGCGTACACAGTGTCCGCGGTGATCCTTGTCGTACAGTATCGCCGGGTGAGCGGTGGTCGGGTCTTGCTGTTGTTGCCGCGTCCGTCGGACGTGATGGATGTCGTACGGATGGTGCGATCTCGCGTGGGGCGCCGGTGA
- a CDS encoding EcsC family protein: MEVGKMVTRDILPRARALAPQAASGFFRTVVSTAMEGKSRFLGARAYAERELAKANGDAAVAIGTVIEQHTAMAGGQGFLTSLGGLLLLPISMPANLTGLAVLQVRMVGAIAHLRGYDVDDSRVRTAVTAVLLGEDTVDDMVKKGKLPSTPFAIATAPVHDPELDKKLATEISAALGLKVGGKRLGLVAARRIPLLGGGVGAVVDGVETYRVGKYAEKALPRRHKALPADQT; encoded by the coding sequence ATGGAGGTCGGCAAGATGGTGACGCGGGACATCCTTCCGAGGGCCCGCGCGCTGGCGCCGCAGGCCGCATCCGGGTTCTTTCGTACGGTCGTGTCGACCGCCATGGAGGGCAAGAGTCGGTTCCTCGGGGCACGCGCGTATGCCGAACGCGAGCTGGCGAAGGCCAACGGTGACGCCGCGGTGGCGATCGGCACCGTCATCGAGCAGCACACGGCGATGGCGGGCGGTCAGGGCTTCCTGACCAGCCTCGGCGGCCTGTTGCTGTTGCCGATCTCGATGCCCGCCAACCTCACCGGCCTCGCCGTGCTGCAGGTCCGCATGGTCGGGGCGATCGCGCACCTGCGCGGGTACGACGTGGACGACTCGCGCGTCCGTACGGCCGTGACCGCCGTGCTGCTCGGCGAGGACACCGTCGACGACATGGTGAAGAAGGGCAAGCTCCCCTCCACCCCGTTCGCGATCGCGACCGCACCGGTGCACGACCCGGAGCTGGACAAGAAGCTCGCGACCGAGATCTCGGCCGCGCTCGGCCTGAAGGTCGGCGGCAAGCGGCTCGGACTCGTCGCGGCCCGGCGCATCCCGCTGCTCGGCGGCGGCGTCGGCGCGGTGGTGGACGGCGTCGAGACGTACCGGGTGGGCAAGTACGCCGAGAAGGCACTGCCCCGGCGCCACAAGGCCCTGCCCGCCGACCAGACGTAA
- a CDS encoding Fpg/Nei family DNA glycosylase produces the protein MPELPEVEALATFLRDKAVGRTFTRVDVVAISALKTFQPPITALYGRTFGAVARHGKFLDITCTAEGEPDVHFVLHLARAGWLRWVENMADTPPRPGKGPLALRVHLGDGIGFNLTEAGTQKRLAAYVVHQPSDVPGVARLGPDPLGDDFTPDRFRQILTAAKRAQLKGVLTEQDRIAGIGNAYSDEILHAAKLSPFKPASGLSDDEVGRLYAAIRDELTEAAKRSAGLAAKELKSDKKTNMAVHGRTGQACPVCGDTVREVSFADKSLQYCATCQTGGKPLADRRLSKLLK, from the coding sequence ATGCCCGAGCTACCCGAGGTCGAGGCGCTGGCCACGTTCCTGCGCGACAAGGCGGTCGGCCGTACGTTCACGCGTGTCGACGTGGTCGCGATCAGCGCGCTCAAGACGTTCCAGCCGCCGATCACCGCGCTCTACGGCCGGACGTTCGGCGCCGTCGCCCGGCACGGCAAGTTCCTCGACATCACCTGCACCGCCGAGGGCGAGCCTGACGTGCACTTCGTCCTCCACCTGGCCCGCGCCGGCTGGCTGCGCTGGGTGGAGAACATGGCCGACACGCCGCCGCGGCCGGGCAAGGGCCCGCTCGCGCTGCGTGTCCACCTCGGCGACGGCATCGGCTTCAACCTCACCGAGGCCGGCACCCAGAAGCGGCTCGCCGCGTACGTCGTCCACCAGCCGTCCGACGTGCCCGGCGTCGCGCGGCTCGGCCCGGACCCGCTCGGCGACGACTTCACGCCGGACCGGTTCCGGCAGATCCTCACCGCGGCCAAGCGCGCCCAGCTCAAGGGCGTGCTGACCGAGCAGGACCGGATCGCCGGCATCGGCAACGCGTACTCCGACGAGATCCTGCACGCCGCGAAGCTGTCGCCGTTCAAGCCCGCGAGCGGCCTGAGCGACGACGAGGTCGGCCGCCTGTACGCCGCGATCCGCGACGAGCTGACCGAGGCGGCGAAGCGCTCGGCGGGGCTCGCGGCCAAGGAGCTGAAGTCGGACAAGAAGACCAACATGGCGGTGCACGGCCGGACCGGCCAGGCCTGCCCGGTCTGCGGCGACACGGTGCGTGAGGTCTCGTTCGCGGACAAGAGCCTGCAGTACTGCGCCACGTGTCAAACCGGTGGAAAACCCCTCGCCGACCGCAGGCTGTCCAAGCTGCTCAAGTAG